A window from Solanum stenotomum isolate F172 chromosome 7, ASM1918654v1, whole genome shotgun sequence encodes these proteins:
- the LOC125871086 gene encoding uncharacterized protein LOC125871086 has protein sequence MEKNQTITKHTQSQGKGVCEKIFKALNLTSIFRYFSRNPKSEIATSDHHQRSDPAKATEFKLVVPQQDQNLSFVSNKVHVEYNHSEVTMSKTESPVYMLPERDNPENARFSTYINHVKSKIMSSYNDDDDDDIDDKHKHRIDPSKFDIRTTAIACGGQG, from the exons ATGGAAAAGAACCAAACCATCACCAAACACACTCAATCTCAAGGCAAAGGAGTTTGTGAAAAGATTTTCAAAGCACTAAATCTAACTTCAATTTTTCGATATTTTTCCCGAAATCCCAAATCAGAAATAGCAACTAGTGATCATCATCAGAGAAGCGACCCTGCTAAAGCCACGGAATTCAAGCTAGTTGTTCCTCAACAAGATCAAAACTTGTCTTTTGTCTCAAATAAG GTACATGTGGAATATAATCATAGTGAAGTAACCATGTCTAAAACAGAATCCCCTGTATATATGCTTCCAGAGAGAGATAATCCAGAGAATGCCAGGTTTTCTACGTATATCAATCACGTCAAGAGCAAGATTATGTCTAGctataatgatgatgatgatgatgatattgatgataAACATAAACACCGTATCGATCCATCCAAGTTTGATATCAGAACTACAGCTATTGCTTGTGGGGGTCAAGGCTAG
- the LOC125871089 gene encoding uncharacterized protein LOC125871089 produces MGKNQIFINDSTIQSQGICEKKIKIVNIKPVSLELNRQQIPSQGTYQNLSSDSNMVLVEYNHIGGDMNSATTHKFKTEPMKAMNKSSIKNNMISIVHHHQINELDDNERFSNYIDRVKNKMRNMSNFDDDHKVTHHNYIIDRSKININ; encoded by the exons atgGGAAAGAACCAAATCTTTATCAACGATAGTACTATTCAATCCCAAGgaatttgtgaaaaaaaaatcaaaatagtgAATATAAAACCAGTTTCTCTTGAGTTAAATCGCCAGCAAATTCCATCGCAAGGGACATATCAGAACTTGTCTTCTGACTCTAACATG GTCCTCGTAGAATATAATCACATTGGAGGAGACATGAATAGTGCAACAACTCACAAGTTTAAGACTGAACCAATGAAAGCTATGAACAAGTCCTCTATAAAGAACAATATGATCTCTATAGTTCATCATCACCAAATAAATGAATTAGATGATAATGAAAGGTTTTCTAATTATATTGATCGTGTCAAAAACAAGATGAGAAATATGTCTAATTTTGATGATGATCATAAAGTCACTCATCATAACTATATTATTGACCGCTCCAAGATCAACATTAATTAG
- the LOC125871082 gene encoding uncharacterized protein LOC125871082, whose product MGKNQITINDSTIQSQGICEKKFKIVNINPAFRSFRRSLPDESPKFATNSAKASVLKPVSLELNRQQIPSQGKYQNLSSDSNMVLVEYNHIGGDMNSATTHKFKTEPMKAMNKSSIKNNMISIVHHHQINELDDNERFSNYIDHVKNKMRNMSNFDDDHKVTHHNYIIDRSKININ is encoded by the exons atgGGTAAGAACCAAATCACTATCAACGATAGTACTATTCAATCCCAAGgaatttgtgaaaaaaaattcaaaatagtgAATATAAATCCAGCTTTTCGATCATTTCGCCGTAGTCTTCCAGATGAAAGTCCAAAATTTGCTACTAATTCAGCTAAAGCTTCCGTATTAAAACCAGTTTCTCTTGAATTAAATCGCCAGCAAATTCCATCGCAAGGGAAATATCAGAACTTGTCTTCTGACTCCAACATG GTCCTCGTAGAATATAATCACATTGGAGGAGACATGAATAGTGCAACAACTCACAAGTTTAAGACTGAACCAATGAAAGCTATGAACAAGTCCTCTATAAAGAACAATATGATCTCTATAGTTCATCATCATCAAATAAATGAATTAGATGATAATGAAAGGTTTTCTAATTATATTGATCATGTCAAAAACAAGATGAGAAATATGTCTAATTTTGATGATGATCATAAAGTCACTCATCATAACTATATTATTGACCGCTCTAAGATCAACATTAATTAG